Sequence from the Herpetosiphonaceae bacterium genome:
CAAGCCAGCGGACAAGGGTCGTCTGATGATCGGCGATCCAGCGCGCCAGATTCTCCTTGCGCCGCGCCTGATCGAACCATGTCTGCGCGCCCGTGCTGCCGTAGCGCTGCCACAGCACGACGACGCGGCGGAGCGTCAGGAATTGCCAGACCAGCGGCAGCAGCGCCAGCTCCGCGTGATCGATCGCGCAGCGCGTGCGGTAGCCGTCGAGAAACGCCCGCATATGCCGCACATGAAAGCCCAGGCGGCTGCGCGCGAACGACGGCAGCGCGGTCGCCAGATCGGTCAGCCGCCAGTCCAGACGAGCCAGCTCGAAATCCAGAATCACAATCGGCGCGTTGGGCTTGAAGAACAGGTTGTAGGGGCCGTAATCGCCATGAATGATCAGCCGGGGCAGTGCCGCCGCGCTCAGTTGCCGGTCGAGGCTGAGCAAGCGCTGCTCTAGCCGGTCCGCATCAGCCGCAGCCGGAACCTCGCGCCGACACCGGTCGAGCGTCTCGATAAACCAGCCGATCTCACGCACGCGCTCGCCCGATCGCGACGTGAAGCCGTGCGGATGCTGGCCGTCGGGCATGAAGTCCTTGAGCGTGCTGTGCAGCGTGCCGAGCGCCGTGCCCGATGCGGTGATATAGCGCTGCTTTTGCGCAGGCAGCAGGCAATACTGGTGATACTGAAAGTAGCCCTCAAGCACATCGAACACGGCATAGCAGGCTGCTCCCTGCTGAATCAGCGTGGCGCCATTCAGCGCCACGTTGACGCGCGGAGCCGGAACGTCGAGCCGCGCCAGGTGCCGCAAGATCGAATGCTCATGGACGATCGCCGCCGGATCGACGGTGGCCTTGTAGCGCTTGAGCATTTTGGTGCCGCCAGCCGTGGGCACGATCACGCTGTCGCTGCGCCCCGCGCCCGCCGGAGCCTGCGCCGCATCCTGAGATTGCCAGCCGTACGCCGCCAGGATCGTGTCGATCGTCGCCCGATCCAGCGCTGCGGATCGTCGCCGGGCAATCAGCTGCCGGTACAGCCGGTCGGGGCGTGGCAGGTAGTAGGCCGGGCTGGCCGGGAACACGGGCATCGCGCTGCCGCGTGCGTGCCGCTCATCGGAGCGAAGGCCGTCGGTTGTGTGCGAGCCGATCATCGTTATAACAACTTCCACAAGGCCGCCTTGACGCGGAGGATCACCTCGTCGAGCGGCTGCTCGGCGTCGATGTGCGTGAGATCGCCGTCGGTCTGCGCGATCCGCTCGATCGCCGCACTTTTCGCCTCGATCGCCGCGCGCTGATGCGTCGGTTTGCGCTGTTGGGAAACGTCGGGGCTGACGTGCAGCGCAAAAAGGTGCTCCGGCGGCAGGATGTTGCGGTAGAGCGCTGCCTCGGCCTGTGCCAGCCCGTGCCCCACCGCGCCCAGATGTCCGTTGCCGGTGGCGGCGATGCGCGGCCCGTCGACGATCCGGCTGTCGAGCCGCACGGAGTCCAGGGGATAGCGATCGTAGATCACGATCGCGCCCTGCGCCGCGCTGCGCCGACCGTGCAGATAGCGCCGGTAGCGGTCGCGGCCATCGGCCAGGTAGCGAAGCTGCTCCAAGAACCGGCGCGGCCTGTCCGCCAGCCGCGTGATGCGGCTCTGCGGGCCGAAGACCCGCCGACAGCCGCCGGAGACGAGCTGCGCCAGACCCGTGAGCTGCTTCAGCGCGCGCGTGCGGCGCGACGGCTGGTTGCTGCCCATGTAATAGCTGCGAACGACCATCCGCCATGAGAGCCACGTGACGATCTGCTGGACGATCGTCGATTTGCCAGCGCCGTCCGCGCCGATAAAGGCGATCGTCATGCCGCCCGACGCCGGAGTTTTGCGCTTGTCGGGCACGCGCAGCAGCCGCGCCAGGATGCGATCGAGCGGCCACTGGCGCGATAGCATGACTCGGTAGTAGATCGCGCGGGCGCGGCGGCGGCTGTAGCGCTGGTAGGGTGCGAGATCGCGCCGGACCCGCGAGCGGAGCCGGTAGAGCGTCCAGCCCGCTCGCGGCGTGCGCTGGATCGTGTCGAGAAAATGAAAGATCAAATCCGACGAGATAAAGCTGGCATCCTGCTCCAGCCGATGCGCGATCTGCGTCGGATTGGTCTGGTGGAGCAGCGACAGGCACTCGCCGAGGATCGCCCTGGGAATGCCGCTGGATCTGCCGAGCCGCAGCATGTCGCGCAGCACGTCGCGATCGCGGTATTTCAGCAGCGCCCGCAGCACCAGCACGATCAGCTCAAGCTCAGGCACGGGGATCGGTACGCCACGCCGCAGGTAGGTGTGCTCCAGAAACGGCTGCTCCAGCGGCAGGTAGTAGTTTTTGACGAACTGCTCGCCAAGCACCAGCCGGTAATGGATATGCAGATGGATCAGTCGGCCCGTGCTCGGATCGAAGCCCAGATAGTCCTCGATCGCCGGAAACTGCCGATGAGGATGCGAGATAAACCGCTTGAAGTCGTGCCGATGCAGCAGCTCATAGAAGCGCTGGCTATCCTCGCGATCGACCAGCAGATCCAGATCGGTCTTGCCCGCCAGCGAATCGGCCAATCGGTGCGTGCTTTTCCAATGGCAATAGCGAATCCGCTCCTCGTTCAGATCATGGAACAAGGCGCTCACGACATGCAGCGCTGTCGAGGATTGGCCGATGGCGTTCATGCGCTTCACTCCTTACCGATCGCCTGTGCGCGGAACTGCCGCAAGCTCATTGACGTAGCCGAATCGCTTGAGATAGGGCCGAAACCAGAACCGAAACCAGGCGTTGCTCCACGGCGCGATATAGTCGCGCCAGCGATCGGCGGCGTGGGCGTCGAACCCGGCCCGGCCCGCCTCGAAGCCCTGGCTGACGACCACCTGCTGGAGCATAGCCTCCTGAAAATCGACGCCGAGAAACTCGCAGACTCGCCTGATCTGCCCCTCCGGGTTGCGCACCAGATCTTCAAACCTGAGCACAAAGTAGCGGCGGGGATAGCGCTGCTGGTAGATCCGGCAGCGCAGGACGCTCTCGAACCAGACCAGCGTGGTCTGCAAGAGGATGTAGAGCTTGAAGAGCTGCGGCAGGTGCTTCAACTGCCTGTAGGGCGTTGTCACCGGCGCTTTGCTGCGTCTGCGCAGCTCGGAGACGAAGATCGCGCGCGGATCGCGCAGCATATGAATCACGCGGCCCTCAGGAAACCATTGCAGCAGCGTCGGCACATAGCGCACATGGGCCGGTGTTTTCTCTCCGGCAATGCGCCTGCCCTTGCGCTCGGCGTAGAGTTGCAGCATCGTCATGAACAGCGCGCGCTCGCTGCGATCGGATGCCAGGATGCGCTGGAGCAACTCGTCGTGGTCGACATGCTTCAAGATCCAGCGCCACTGCGAGCTAATGCCCCGATACTTTGAGCCCCGGGCAAAACCGTCGGAGTAGATATAGCCGACCAGCCTGCGAACGTTGTTGTCGTCGGCTAGATCGCCGAATTTGCGAAACTTGTGCCGCGCGCCCTCCGACGGGATCAGATGCCCAAGAAAATGCGTCTCCCGGCAGATCGCGATCTGATCGGAGGTGTTGAGCGTTACGCGCATCAGGCTGGTTCCGCTACGGCTCACCCCGACGATGAAGATAAACGGCGTGGTGGCTGCTTCGTCTGGACGACTGTCTTGAGTCATATCAGCATCCTCCGGGTGGTGTGACCGCCGCTGCCGCTATCTCGTCGCATGCCTGGTTTACGTCCTCGTCGTCATAGGCATAGCCCGCCAGGAAATCGAACTGCTCGATCTTGCGCCTGACCAGATCGATCGACGCATCGCTCCACGCGACGCTGTAGCGGCTTTTGGGCACCGCCGCGTACAGGATGCCTGCGCAGACCTGCACGTACTCCTCCGGCGCGTCGATGCCGAGGAAGGCGCAGAGGGCGCGCAGCGTGTTGCCGGGCTGGACGATCAGGTCTTCTTGCCGGACCGTCAGCAGCTTTGCGCTGTCGAGGCCGCTCCTGATCGCGGCGAGCGCGCTGCAATTCTGGAAATACTGCGTTATCGCGTTCTCGAACGTGCGACCGCCCCGCAGCATCAGGGTGCTGATGTTGTCGTATGGGTTGCGGATCACATGGATCAGCTTGACATCGATGCCCGCCATGCAGCGCTCCAGCCGATGCAGCAGCGCCGGATTGCTTGCGAAGCGCTGCGTGGACTTGCCCGCTTTGCTGTCGCCGATCACCTTGAGCGTGCTGAAGCGTCCCTGCCACTGGCCGGGAACCGCGTACGAGTAGCGCTTACCGTTGCGGCCTCCCTTGGTGCGGCCTTTCCTGGCCTGCTTCCGCGACCGTTCCAGCAGCAGGTGGAAGATCTGCTCGCGACGGAAGCCCGCCGCGACATAGCGCAGCGCGTCGACCTCGTCGGGCAGGATAACGTTGGGATGTGCATCGAGGAGCGCGCCCATGATGCTGTGTCCGCTGCGCGCATGGCCGATGAACATGCAGTAGGTGGCGATCGTCTGGAATGACGCTCGCTCGCTGCGCGCGCGATAGTACGATGTGACATAATCGCGGGCTATGCGCGCATATTGCGAGATAGTTTCGCCGGAGCCGCGCTGGTCCCTGGTAGGTGCGTGCATCGGTTGCATCGTCTCTCCGTTCTGAGTTTCAAGTTTCGAGCTGCCTGTTCGTCGCACTGTGAGCTGTGAGCTTTGAACGTTCATCGCGTGCCGATAGCCACCGTCGCGGTCATATTCCAGCGTACGCGCTCGTCCTGCTGGTCGGGCGTGATGATCACCGTGTAGGCGCTGACGGTCGCGGGCGGATCGTCGGTCGCGACGGGCTTAATACGTGCGACTTTGCCCGTGAGTGTGACATTAGGGAGGGCATCGAAGGTAATCGTGGCCGGATCGCCCTCGTGGATCTGCACCACGCTCAGATCGGCCAGGCCGCTGGCCTCAATCTGCCAGGCAGAGATATCGGCGACGACGATTGCGAAGCCGTTAGCGCGCGGCACTTCGCCGGCTTTGACGCTGACATCGATCACGGTACCGTCGATCGGCGAGCGGAGCGCAGCCAGATCGAGCGCGAGTTGCTCGCGCTTGAGCGTGGCCTCAGCCTGCTGAATCTTGGCCTGGGCCGTAGCGAGCGTGGCGGCTCTGGCGCTATTGGCTGCCTCGGTGGC
This genomic interval carries:
- a CDS encoding phosphotransferase codes for the protein MEVVITMIGSHTTDGLRSDERHARGSAMPVFPASPAYYLPRPDRLYRQLIARRRSAALDRATIDTILAAYGWQSQDAAQAPAGAGRSDSVIVPTAGGTKMLKRYKATVDPAAIVHEHSILRHLARLDVPAPRVNVALNGATLIQQGAACYAVFDVLEGYFQYHQYCLLPAQKQRYITASGTALGTLHSTLKDFMPDGQHPHGFTSRSGERVREIGWFIETLDRCRREVPAAADADRLEQRLLSLDRQLSAAALPRLIIHGDYGPYNLFFKPNAPIVILDFELARLDWRLTDLATALPSFARSRLGFHVRHMRAFLDGYRTRCAIDHAELALLPLVWQFLTLRRVVVLWQRYGSTGAQTWFDQARRKENLARWIADHQTTLVRWL
- a CDS encoding sulfotransferase, with product MTQDSRPDEAATTPFIFIVGVSRSGTSLMRVTLNTSDQIAICRETHFLGHLIPSEGARHKFRKFGDLADDNNVRRLVGYIYSDGFARGSKYRGISSQWRWILKHVDHDELLQRILASDRSERALFMTMLQLYAERKGRRIAGEKTPAHVRYVPTLLQWFPEGRVIHMLRDPRAIFVSELRRRSKAPVTTPYRQLKHLPQLFKLYILLQTTLVWFESVLRCRIYQQRYPRRYFVLRFEDLVRNPEGQIRRVCEFLGVDFQEAMLQQVVVSQGFEAGRAGFDAHAADRWRDYIAPWSNAWFRFWFRPYLKRFGYVNELAAVPRTGDR
- a CDS encoding sulfotransferase, which codes for MQPMHAPTRDQRGSGETISQYARIARDYVTSYYRARSERASFQTIATYCMFIGHARSGHSIMGALLDAHPNVILPDEVDALRYVAAGFRREQIFHLLLERSRKQARKGRTKGGRNGKRYSYAVPGQWQGRFSTLKVIGDSKAGKSTQRFASNPALLHRLERCMAGIDVKLIHVIRNPYDNISTLMLRGGRTFENAITQYFQNCSALAAIRSGLDSAKLLTVRQEDLIVQPGNTLRALCAFLGIDAPEEYVQVCAGILYAAVPKSRYSVAWSDASIDLVRRKIEQFDFLAGYAYDDEDVNQACDEIAAAAVTPPGGC